The genomic stretch CCAGACCTAATAATTGTAATTAAAAAAGGGTGCTTGGCTGACAGGTATGACATATCACTATGGGTAGTCCGTGGAGTTAAAATTGTTCTTAATTTAGACTGGCCACTGATAAGTCTAAAACTCTCGTAGCCTGTTCATAATTCAGCCTGGTTAGCTGGGCTGGCTCAGCTCATGCCAtatttcctcaaaaaaaaaaattgtgttcaTATGAGAAGGCAGGCTGGTCCACTTGCTCTCCGTTTGACTGCAGCGACGATATCGGCAAGCAGGCAGGCCCACCGTCTGAAAATTGACTGTTATAGGTAAAATTCGATTTcagttcattattattttttttatcctagGCTGATTCccaatttatttataaaaatctAAAGTTATAGGAATCCTTCGGAACATTTTGCGTACCACACTTTTCAAACTGCTTACAATGTACATGGGCTGTACTGCAAATATAGTTTGTATGACAGGCAACCACAAAAGGAGGAAAAGAggagaaaattatcaaaagTCAAGCAAATACAAACCTCACTGCACTCGACACTTACCTAAGTACTCCGTTCTATAGTAGGAATACATAAGCGGACTCTTTGATCGGCGTCTCTGTGAGTATTGCTGACCCGACACTATAATAGCATCAAATAAGGGCCTAGTCACCTCTGAAGATATCACAGTCCTCCCAAGCTTTTTATTTAAGATAAGTGAGCCACACAAGTAGCCAGCTCTTCCAACAAACAGTTCGTCAGAACCAGGCGGGAAGAAGTTTATAGGACGGCAGATGTTGCCCATCTCTAAAAATTTCTGAATGCAATAGTCTGCCTCTTGTTGGTGGTCtataagttattttaaaaaaaaaaatcttaaaattaatttcatgCCACCTTCTCAATTCCAGTagtagtaataatgataatgataatgataacaaatTTCACAATCACAACTTTTGAAGAAAAGGTCTGTTTATACTTCGATCACTATACCCTCTGGATGGTTCACTCtctgaaagaacaacaacaacaaaacacacacaaaccTAAGGCATTAAAGACAAGTGCTGACACAGCATACAGCCCAGCATGTCCCAGAAGGAAAGATGCCCCAATCCCATCTTCTTGAGGACTAATTTTGGATACCTCTTGAAGGCTTACCTACAAAATATGAAATTGTTGATTCCAATAAAATTAGTATTAAATCGAaatcagggctgtgctctagaagagcctggtggcccctggcgccCAACTTTTGCTCctgggtgactagaaaatctcagatttttcatacaaatcatatgctgggcaccctagattacaggttcagagcacccctcaattttccttagagcacagccttgaaaattAATATACACACTCAGCGATCTTGGTCTTtaaagcaatctgattggttcgccaTCGGACGGCTATTCAACATCATCATTGTATGCAAATTGTTCTTCACTTTTCGTAGGCCGAAAGCCCACTATgagacctgcaaataactgcctacaaattaTGGTCTGCTCATGTGCAATATGTCATCTAACTGTGCTTGGCTGCAAttaataatattctgctcatgtgTAAACAAAACCACATTTTCTCCTTCTTCTGGCAGCTCTTGTGTGAAAAATGGCAGATTGCTTCGCTTCCTGAAgatatttattaaaaaacaaacttggtgattgaatgataaaacaattattgaactcagttatcgcaaaatattgtgatttgtcagtgtctcgtaGATCAataaattaccgtaaaattctgggctagccttatagttagaattaaatttactgtttttgctttgtattactttgtatttgaggataattttccaagtacaagcccctggggggcttatatttgaagggtTGATTCATGGAGGGTCTTTTGCATTACTGGtttggagggcttatatttggaggggcttattttcggaattttatggtatttgcCAAAGCCAAAGGCTGAGGtaataataattgatctgctcgccactgacaaatcatggtattttgctcaacctcatccaataattgtcctagcgagtggataatgcaTGAGCTTGGTCTCCTtccaatttgttttaaaaaataatcgtTTAAAGTTGGACAAAATCCTAGACCCTTTGGCTGTTTTTaaggttaaaattttcaatatttctttatttcatacAAAAGATTTTCAGGAAAATATATAGAGAGGGGCAAgccaaaaagagaaagagtaaCTGGTTATCAGATCAAGTTTACACACCACTGCCAAAGCAAATAAGTTTGAATGAATTTCCACAGttacagaagaagaaatggtacaattaatttttatatgaaaaagtTATACCCTaacaaacttttaaaaatactcTGTTACACAAAGTCATACTTATGTCGACGGCTCCCAGTGAATAGCTTGGACTCTTGGACTACCTCTGTCTACATTGCCACCAACCCCCTTCCAAAGGATAAGGTAAGTTGACTAGCCCCCTAACACCCCTCTCCCCCGacccttttgaaaattttattcatGGTATGGGGCTGGGGGCtggatattaaaaaaaacaaaactttcacaTCTTTCTATGACCACAAAATTCATCTTATGCTAgggtttttgtttggttttatgCGTTTGTGTGGAAATGATGTCTTAATCAATCGTACCTTCATGTACTCGAGGGCCTTTCTAAGACAATCCTCCCGTGTATTTGCAACTGGAAACTGTGCAGAGCTCTCAGCTACAGCATAAAAAGCGTACCCAATACCAGCACCACCGACATACAGACCTCCGTCACAACTCGAACGTTCAGGAGGGCTTTGTTTTTCAATTAACTGCAAAACATTTGGAATGAGATTTTTGAGATACTCGACATTTCCCAACGTTCCAGAGAAATCTTTATAGTTGTTCGCAAAACACCTTCCTCGACCACAACGAAACattattctttgttttgaagacAACTGGACCAGAGAGAGGACCTGGGGCCATTCGATACCCATATTTGACCATTATGACCATGTTTAGATGAGCATAAAATGAACAACAGCTGCTCGAATTTATGGCGGGCGCAGTATAAGGTAAACAAGAAAGAGACGCATTTTTTGGTTGTCAAAGAGAAGTTGACGCGGTTAACATTACATTACAGGCCGGGAAAATGTGCTTTTGATTTTATCAATTAGCAAGGATATAACTATAACTATAGCCCTTACCAAAGTTTCTCCCGTGGTCGTAGAAAAATGCCTGAGTTAAGCGATCAACAACTGAAGGACCGTGTTCAGAAACTGGAAAATCTGTTGAGGGTAAGATCAATTTTACGCTCGATTTGTTTCTAAACGCTTTATTCTTTTGAGGGTTGAACATCGTCTGGGAAATTGTTCATGCCATTGATGTTGTTTTCAGGCTAGAGAGGAAAGGATCGTTGCTCTTGAAACAGAAAATGCTATGTTGTATCTTAAACTAGCTCAGGTAAATGATATCAATTGATATTTCACCAATACTTGTACCCTTAACGCTTATCAGCTGATATTGGTTTACCAGCACGTAAGCATTACATTGTGCGTAATTTAATTTGACTTCAAATGGTTGACTATTGTTCTAAGTGAAATGGCTTCCTTCAATTACCAACAGTAATGATCTCGTTTGAATAATCCCTGGAGTAATTCCATTTGAGCAGCCTGTGCTACTTGTAGTCAGTTTAATAGAAGGCTATGCTGTAAATAACCAAGAAACGTGAAATATAATTCAGAATTTCCTTTCAGTGCCAAGGCTCTGTCAGGTCCTGCCGCCATGAAGCCACGCACTTCAGACGTTTGTTTGATGAGGAACAGGGTTTTAGAAAAACATCATTACAGACACTAAGGAACTCCAGTGACAAAGTTCAGGTTTGCACTATATATGTTAAGGAGCATTGAGGAAATGTAACCAGACTGGCAACaaagtaaattaaattaaataagtcATCAGATGTCATTCTCACAGTTGAAGCCATACCACAGTCAacataattattcatttttaatttttcattaaaagaaggcaaaaatggctaaaactCACcacagtagaaaaaaaaatcacaaattttaaattgtaaATCGGCAAAGCAAAAACATCAAGAACATCATTAAGGAAATCTGTTTAATATTTCTATTTCaagaataattaacaattaatgaatgaggctgagtatcttatgaagaattatggagatcgaggagagggtgttatccgtctcggccgataacaccctctgagatctccataattattcatatgatacaaaagccaaattaaataattgttttattattcattcaaaataattcctagtttaaaaacatggctaaaacatgcttacctccaccgatccatcgatgttaagttcatcttcgatagtgaaaatttaggtttgtccagcaccgcaaatattctccaaatagcagatgtcgccctttgagttgtcttcttgctgttcttgccatgttttagctatttttttcggatagttcttactcttgaaacaagtgaaatgtccaccatttttcaagttcacaaccaaaacaactcaacctcgtccccaggtcttctctgTTAACGGTGCCTAATAAATCTgtagagggctgcatttttgacgtcattttctaTTTAAACAcagaattcttccaaatttggtcatcagtaactggttatggtgaattatgcgtgtgcttttagccaatcagaattggggaaatattttgaatgaataataaataccAATTAACGCATTCATTAAGCATTGATTTGCAAATATGACTGTTCTTGTGCACCCAGGTAGGTGAACTACATGTGCAAGAAGCATGCAGGGAATTTtcattgaaaatgaaattagaattaaacccctaaaggagacacTGTAACTCAAGCTCCAGTTGACCCCTTAAAAGAGAAAAGCACTTTACTTGATTGTCAATATTATTAGCAAAAAAGTGTTGGTATAAAGACAATACTTTTATGTCTTCAACTGGAGATGAGACCACCAGTTTAAGTGGTTAGCCACCTGAGGGCCAAGCTGTTTGGAGAGCAAAGGTAGTTTCTTCATTTCTCAGGTATCTCAAGACCCTGAGTATTAATCCCATCCTTGGGATCAAACTGGCAACTTCCCCGCTCTGCAGAAAAGTGCTTTTATGACTTAACTAGCTCCTGCTTAgccatttttctctctccttttGTGCTTTGTTTCTTCATGTACAGCCCTGCAATGTAATTGATACCTGTATGGGTCATGAATAAtaatcatcctcggagacccaggggcagtcagttggGCCGGAAGAAAAGGTGCAATAAAAGTTTCCCTTCTCTCCCAGCCCAACTAACTGCCCCTGGTTCTCCAAGGACGAATAATGTAGGAAGCACTTTAATAATACTGTAACAAAATGTGCAATTTAAACCCTAGGCAGGGCAACAACCGTCCCCAGTCCTCAGATCATACACTTTCATTATGGGATCCCATCCCCCGGTCTATGCATGGTTCATTGCACTCATTTCTTTACCCCTGCAATGAGCTGTTTTAGAAGTACAACTTTTTTGGTCTTTGCTCAACTTGCTCTTGCAACAAACCTTTCTTGTAATGTTTTTGATGATTGCTTTCTCTGCATATATTTGACTTAGTTGCTCTATCTGTACTTCAACAGGAACTGAAGCTAGAGTTGCATGACCTGAAGAAGAAAGTAAAAGTTCTACCAGAACTTTTGGCTCAAGAAATGGAAAAGACAACTAAACTCACAAATCAGTTTGGATCCATGAAAATGTCCAACATGGAAGGTAAACTTAACATTCCCAGAAGTATGCAGTTTCTCTGTCCAATTCAGGGTTTGATTTCTTCAGAATAATACATCTGATGCATACAGAAACACTTGTCTCTACATCCAAGTAAAAATAATTGCCTTAAAATTTTGCCATCTGCTTTTGGATTTGCTTCTGATTCATGTTGTCTGGTACATGCAGCACTCTCACTAAGATCTCAAGTTGCCTGTAAGATGCAAATTATTAGTGGGCAGAGAATTCACAAGAACAGCTAGGCAATTCTTTTGGTTCTAATTTCCTTTAACTTCCTATATGAAATTAAGGGGGTCAAGCTCATataccctccccccctcccccctcctagTGAACCCTTAAACATGATAGTATTTTTTGGCTTTCATAAATGTATGTGCCACCAGTTGAAATCTTTGCTTGATTCCAATGACCTTTTCATTCATTACTGAAAAATATGTTCTCGTTTCTTATCAGTGCTAGTGGTACTTAACAAATTTTAGTAACCCTCTGATACCTATAC from Porites lutea chromosome 1, jaPorLute2.1, whole genome shotgun sequence encodes the following:
- the LOC140938525 gene encoding lanC-like protein 3; this encodes MFRCGRGRCFANNYKDFSGTLGNVEYLKNLIPNVLQLIEKQSPPERSSCDGGLYVGGAGIGYAFYAVAESSAQFPVANTREDCLRKALEYMKVSLQEVSKISPQEDGIGASFLLGHAGLYAVSALVFNALDHQQEADYCIQKFLEMGNICRPINFFPPGSDELFVGRAGYLCGSLILNKKLGRTVISSEVTRPLFDAIIVSGQQYSQRRRSKSPLMYSYYRTEYLGAGHGLSSILQMLLNFPEHIANRSDVEALIHQSVDFVLSCEMPNGNYSPVPGEFRPQEDELLHWCHGSPGVVYLLAKAYLTWKDTKYLQAAKRCAELTWQRGLLRKGPGICHGVAGSGYVFLLLYRLTKEDQYLYRAQKFCDFMQTDEFQKGARTPDSPYSLYEGLAGTVCFYADLLNPSTAAFPFFDVFS